A stretch of the Cellulomonas sp. WB94 genome encodes the following:
- a CDS encoding phosphotransferase has protein sequence MDARAVTHEPLDDALLGLLGEWLRGRRWFPAKGVAAELTCVGGLTLVDPLDEADVRIVLVRTAAPGVDTVLQVPLVLRAPGGDHAEQTIGTLGADAPRGGRATSTAARTDVVDGAGDPAFLRSWLAAAEGLGADVDPSRAQVLTGEQSNTSVLLPGSGQGGSGSAIIKVFRALAPGANPDVDVPRALADAGWENVPRPLAWLEATWPSGASTVTGHLGVVSAFVPGARDGFELACAMAGRGEPFADLARELGEVVAGMHDALGRALPVAAPQAGADRASELAGALRRRFDWAVAAVPQLRRYADRVAALAAGTQAVREPPAPQRVHGDLHLGQVLRGRDRWYVLDFEGEPLAPIAARTRPDLALRDVAGMLRSIDYAAAVGGAGGAGGDVDDGGTERTWTPAGADLAWAEQARVALLDGYLHGSPVDGGTAILLQALELDKALYEAVYEARNRPHWLGIPLAALDRLLPQPTPQPSEPTTEPRP, from the coding sequence ATGGATGCACGGGCTGTGACGCACGAGCCGCTCGACGACGCGCTGCTGGGTCTGCTGGGCGAGTGGCTGCGCGGCCGACGCTGGTTCCCGGCCAAGGGCGTCGCCGCCGAGCTGACCTGCGTCGGCGGCCTGACGCTGGTCGACCCGCTCGACGAGGCTGACGTCCGGATCGTCCTCGTGCGCACCGCCGCACCCGGTGTCGACACCGTCCTGCAGGTCCCGTTGGTGCTGCGCGCACCCGGCGGGGACCACGCCGAGCAGACGATCGGCACGCTGGGAGCCGACGCGCCGCGGGGCGGGCGTGCCACGTCCACCGCCGCACGGACCGACGTCGTCGACGGAGCCGGCGACCCCGCGTTCCTGCGGTCGTGGCTCGCAGCTGCGGAGGGCCTGGGGGCCGACGTCGACCCCTCCCGCGCCCAGGTGCTCACCGGCGAGCAGTCGAACACCTCGGTGCTCCTGCCCGGATCAGGGCAGGGGGGTTCAGGCTCGGCCATCATCAAGGTGTTCCGCGCCCTGGCCCCGGGAGCCAACCCGGACGTCGACGTGCCTCGCGCGCTCGCGGACGCCGGGTGGGAGAACGTCCCACGACCGCTCGCCTGGCTCGAGGCGACCTGGCCGTCGGGAGCCTCGACCGTCACCGGCCACCTCGGCGTCGTGAGCGCGTTCGTGCCGGGCGCGCGCGACGGGTTCGAGCTGGCCTGCGCGATGGCGGGTCGGGGCGAGCCGTTCGCGGACCTCGCACGCGAGCTCGGCGAGGTTGTCGCCGGGATGCACGACGCGCTCGGACGGGCACTGCCCGTCGCCGCCCCCCAGGCTGGTGCCGACCGCGCGAGCGAGCTGGCCGGAGCACTGCGCCGGCGGTTCGACTGGGCGGTCGCTGCCGTTCCTCAGCTCCGGCGGTACGCGGACCGTGTCGCGGCCCTCGCCGCGGGGACCCAGGCCGTCCGCGAGCCACCCGCACCCCAGCGCGTGCACGGCGACCTCCACCTCGGGCAGGTGCTCCGCGGCCGCGACCGGTGGTACGTGCTGGACTTCGAGGGCGAGCCACTGGCACCGATCGCGGCGCGCACGCGACCGGACCTCGCGCTGCGCGACGTCGCGGGGATGCTGCGGTCGATCGACTACGCGGCGGCGGTCGGAGGCGCGGGCGGTGCGGGCGGCGATGTCGACGATGGCGGCACGGAACGCACGTGGACCCCTGCCGGGGCCGACCTCGCGTGGGCAGAGCAGGCACGGGTCGCGCTGCTCGACGGCTACCTGCACGGCTCACCCGTCGACGGTGGCACCGCGATCCTGCTGCAGGCGCTCGAGCTCGACAAGGCGCTCTACGAGGCGGTGTACGAGGCTCGCAACCGACCCCACTGGCTCGGCATCCCGCTCGCCGCCCTCGACCGCCTGCTTCCTCAGCCGACTCCTCAGCCGAGCGAGCCCACCACCGAGCCCCGTCCCTGA
- the treS gene encoding maltose alpha-D-glucosyltransferase has translation MSPGTQPTPVVPAAFGGVSTATGQLALAALPKHRQPVPPAHPSGDPLRPGLSDDPEWYRSAVFYEVMIRSFSDSSGIGSGDLQGLIARLDYLQWLGIDCLWLPPFYPSPLRDGGYDVSDYTSIAGQYGSVADFTELVAAAHERGIRVVVDVVMNHTSDAHPWFQASRSDPEGPYGDFYVWSDDATRYADARIIFVDTETSNWTFDAVRRQYYWHRFFNHQPDLNFENPRVGEAMFDVVRFWMQLGVDGFRLDAVPYLFEAEGTNCENLPETHGFLRRLRAMIDAEFPGRIMLAEANQWPEDVVHYFGTEAEPECHMCFHFPVMPRLYYAVRDQRAAPIVDILADTPPIPRGAQWSTFLRNHDELTLEMVSTEERASMYGWFAPDSRMRANVGIRRRLATLLDNSRKELELLHALLLSLPGSPCLYYGDEIGMGDNIWLADRDAVRTPMQWTPDRNAGFSTADPGKLYLPLVQSLVHHYGHVNVEAQLAQPTSLLHWVHGMLTVRRRHPALGRGDFEVLPTSNDAILAFRRYTADETILVVANMAATSRAASVRLPGHAGAQLHDVFGGAPFPPVGPDGTMQFTLGSREFYWLVVDPAAAPAGSV, from the coding sequence ATGAGCCCCGGCACGCAGCCCACCCCGGTGGTGCCGGCGGCCTTCGGCGGAGTCTCGACCGCGACCGGCCAGCTCGCGCTCGCAGCGCTCCCCAAGCACCGTCAGCCCGTCCCACCAGCACACCCGTCGGGCGACCCGTTGCGCCCGGGGCTCTCCGATGACCCGGAGTGGTACCGGTCGGCGGTCTTCTACGAGGTGATGATCCGGTCCTTCTCCGACTCGTCGGGGATCGGCAGCGGCGACCTGCAGGGTCTCATCGCCCGCCTCGACTACCTGCAGTGGCTCGGCATCGACTGCCTCTGGCTGCCGCCGTTCTACCCCTCGCCGCTGCGCGACGGCGGGTACGACGTCTCGGACTACACCTCGATCGCGGGCCAGTACGGGAGCGTCGCCGACTTCACCGAGCTCGTCGCCGCAGCGCACGAGCGCGGCATCCGTGTCGTCGTCGACGTGGTCATGAACCACACGAGCGACGCCCACCCGTGGTTCCAGGCGTCCCGGTCGGACCCGGAGGGGCCGTACGGCGACTTCTACGTGTGGAGCGACGACGCGACCCGCTACGCGGACGCCCGGATCATCTTCGTCGACACCGAGACCTCCAACTGGACGTTCGACGCGGTGCGACGGCAGTACTACTGGCACAGGTTCTTCAACCACCAGCCCGACCTCAACTTCGAGAACCCGCGCGTCGGTGAGGCGATGTTCGACGTCGTGCGGTTCTGGATGCAGCTCGGCGTCGACGGGTTCCGGCTCGACGCGGTGCCGTACCTGTTCGAGGCCGAGGGCACGAACTGCGAGAACCTCCCCGAGACGCACGGGTTCCTTCGCCGCCTCCGGGCGATGATCGACGCCGAGTTCCCGGGCCGCATCATGCTCGCCGAGGCGAACCAGTGGCCTGAGGACGTCGTGCACTACTTCGGCACCGAGGCCGAGCCCGAGTGCCACATGTGCTTCCACTTCCCGGTCATGCCGCGCCTCTACTACGCGGTCCGTGACCAGCGGGCGGCGCCGATCGTCGACATCTTGGCGGACACCCCGCCGATCCCCCGGGGCGCGCAGTGGAGCACGTTCCTGCGCAACCACGACGAGCTGACGCTCGAGATGGTCTCGACCGAGGAACGCGCGTCGATGTACGGCTGGTTCGCGCCCGACTCTCGCATGCGGGCCAACGTCGGGATCCGCCGCCGCCTCGCGACGCTCCTCGACAACTCCCGCAAGGAGCTCGAGCTCCTCCATGCGCTGCTGCTGTCGTTGCCAGGGAGCCCGTGCCTGTACTACGGCGACGAGATCGGCATGGGTGACAACATCTGGCTCGCGGACCGCGACGCCGTCCGCACGCCGATGCAGTGGACCCCCGACCGCAACGCAGGGTTCTCCACGGCGGACCCCGGCAAGCTGTACCTCCCGCTGGTGCAGTCGCTCGTGCACCACTACGGCCACGTCAACGTCGAGGCGCAGCTCGCGCAGCCGACGTCCTTGCTGCACTGGGTCCACGGCATGCTCACGGTGCGGCGTCGTCATCCCGCCCTCGGGCGCGGCGACTTCGAGGTGCTGCCCACGTCCAACGACGCGATCCTCGCGTTCCGGCGGTACACGGCGGACGAGACGATCCTCGTGGTCGCGAACATGGCAGCGACGTCCCGGGCGGCCAGCGTGCGCCTGCCGGGGCACGCGGGCGCCCAGCTGCACGACGTCTTCGGCGGGGCACCGTTCCCACCGGTCGGACCGGACGGCACGATGCAGTTCACGCTGGGGTCGCGCGAGTTCTACTGGCTCGTCGTCGACCCGGCCGCCGCGCCCGCCGGGTCGGTGTGA
- a CDS encoding alpha-1,4-glucan--maltose-1-phosphate maltosyltransferase encodes MGRIPVVDVSPVVEAGRWPAKAVVGEAVPVRATVFREGHDAVGATAVLVGPDGVDRSSARMVDVAPGLDRLEARLVPDAPGAWGLRVEGWSDPYGTWSHDAKIKVPAGIDVELMLTEGALLLERAAADAPADDATVLTDAARALRDVSRPHEVRLAAALSTPVRSALDAHPVRDLVSASSTYPLVVDRPLALAGAWYEMFPRSVGARHDPSTGTWTSGTLATAALDLPRIAGLGFDVVYLTPIHPIGTTYRKGRNNSLDAVPGDPGSPYAIGSPDGGHDAIEPSLGTFDDFDAFVAEARRLDLEIALDLALQCSPDHPWVTSHPEWFTTRADGTIAYAENPPKKYQDIYPLNFDNDPEGIYAEIRRVLQVWIDHGVTAFRVDNPHTKPLPFWERLLADVRAAHPDVIFLSEAFTRPAMMMALARIGFHQSYTYFTWRTTKVELEEYLSEVSGEQGSWLRPSFWPTTHDILPPHLQSGGVAGFAVRAVLAALGAPTWGIYSGYELVENVPRPGVEEQIDNEKYEFRPRDWSLGDDLGIATLLQRLNEIRRAHPALRQLRNLTVHPTTDDALLCFSRRLDAEHSPTGAEDVVVVVVNLDPHAGHTGTVHLDLAALGLEPDATVIAHDVLSDETYTWESDVFVSLDPVVRCAHVVQIGPR; translated from the coding sequence ATCGGTCGCATCCCCGTGGTCGACGTCTCGCCGGTCGTGGAGGCCGGTCGCTGGCCCGCGAAGGCCGTCGTCGGGGAGGCCGTCCCCGTGCGCGCCACCGTGTTCCGCGAGGGCCATGACGCGGTCGGCGCGACGGCCGTCCTGGTCGGCCCCGACGGGGTCGACCGCTCGAGCGCACGCATGGTCGACGTCGCGCCCGGCCTCGACCGGCTGGAGGCCCGGCTCGTGCCCGACGCCCCCGGCGCCTGGGGCCTGCGCGTCGAGGGCTGGTCCGACCCCTACGGGACCTGGAGCCACGACGCGAAGATCAAGGTCCCCGCGGGGATCGATGTCGAGCTGATGCTCACCGAGGGCGCCCTGCTGCTCGAGCGCGCCGCAGCGGACGCACCGGCCGACGACGCGACAGTGCTCACCGACGCGGCCCGCGCGCTGCGCGACGTCTCGCGACCGCACGAGGTACGGCTCGCCGCCGCGCTCTCGACGCCTGTCCGGTCCGCCCTCGACGCCCACCCGGTGCGCGACCTGGTGAGCGCGTCCTCGACCTACCCGCTCGTCGTCGACCGTCCGCTCGCTCTCGCGGGTGCCTGGTACGAGATGTTCCCCCGGTCCGTGGGCGCCCGGCACGACCCGTCGACGGGCACGTGGACGTCCGGCACCCTGGCCACCGCTGCGCTCGACCTGCCGCGCATCGCCGGGCTCGGGTTCGACGTCGTCTACCTCACGCCGATCCATCCGATCGGGACGACCTATCGCAAGGGCCGCAACAACTCGTTGGACGCGGTGCCCGGTGACCCCGGCTCGCCCTACGCGATCGGTTCGCCGGACGGCGGGCATGACGCGATCGAGCCGTCGTTGGGCACGTTCGACGACTTCGACGCCTTCGTCGCCGAGGCCCGACGGCTGGACCTCGAGATCGCGCTCGACCTCGCGCTGCAGTGCTCGCCGGACCACCCCTGGGTCACGAGCCACCCCGAGTGGTTCACGACCCGCGCGGACGGCACGATCGCCTACGCCGAGAACCCCCCGAAGAAGTACCAGGACATCTACCCCCTGAACTTCGACAACGACCCCGAGGGCATCTACGCGGAGATCCGGCGGGTCCTGCAGGTCTGGATCGACCACGGCGTCACGGCGTTCCGCGTCGACAACCCGCACACCAAGCCGCTGCCGTTCTGGGAGCGGCTGCTCGCCGACGTGCGCGCGGCACACCCGGACGTCATCTTCCTGTCCGAGGCGTTCACCCGGCCCGCCATGATGATGGCGCTCGCCCGCATCGGCTTCCACCAGTCGTACACGTACTTCACGTGGCGCACGACGAAGGTCGAGCTCGAGGAGTACCTCAGCGAGGTCTCAGGCGAGCAGGGGTCCTGGCTGCGCCCGAGCTTCTGGCCGACGACGCACGACATCCTCCCGCCGCACCTGCAGAGCGGCGGGGTCGCGGGCTTCGCCGTGCGAGCGGTCCTCGCCGCGCTGGGCGCGCCGACGTGGGGCATCTACTCCGGCTACGAGCTCGTCGAGAACGTGCCGCGACCCGGTGTCGAGGAGCAGATCGACAACGAGAAGTACGAGTTCCGACCGCGCGACTGGTCCCTCGGCGACGACCTCGGCATCGCGACGCTGCTGCAGCGGCTCAACGAGATCCGGCGGGCGCACCCTGCGCTGCGCCAGCTGCGCAACCTCACGGTGCACCCGACCACTGACGACGCGCTGCTGTGCTTCTCGCGCCGCCTGGACGCCGAGCACTCCCCGACGGGCGCCGAGGACGTCGTGGTCGTCGTCGTGAACCTCGACCCGCACGCCGGGCACACCGGTACCGTCCACCTCGACCTCGCCGCCCTGGGCCTCGAACCCGACGCAACGGTCATCGCGCACGACGTGCTGTCCGACGAGACGTACACGTGGGAGTCCGACGTGTTCGTGAGCCTCGACCCCGTCGTGCGCTGTGCGCACGTCGTGCAGATCGGCCCCAGATGA
- a CDS encoding FAD-binding dehydrogenase, producing the protein MTDTDVVVLGAGLAGLVATAELTAAGHRVVLLDAEPPASLGGQAWWSFGGLFLVDSPEQRRLGIKDSAELALADWLGSADFGAGEVDRWSRAWAEGFVDFAAGDLRGWLHAQGVRWFPLVQWAERGGYLADGHGNSVPRFHVTWGTGPGLLEPFVRPLLSAHRDGLVDVRFRHRATELVLTDGRVTGVRGDVLARDGAQRGAPSSRAVVGAFEVSAHAVVVATGGIGANHELVRSSWPAEAGTLPGRMLSGVPDHVDGSGIDLARVAGGAVVHADRMWHYPEGITNHSPVWNRHGIRILAGPSSLWLDADGERLPVPLFPGFDALGALRHLTRRGDDHSWFVLDKTILGAELALSGSEQNPDLTGKDLRLLLQRALPGAVGPVEAFAAQSPEFLWADTPAELAARMNALSGSDRIDGARLTRTIELRDAQVATGLGKDLQVGATAMARRYVVDRLIRVAPPHELLDPKHGPLLAIRLSVLTRKTLGGLLTDTQARVLRPDGSVLTGLYAVGEAAGFGGGGVHGHRALEGTFLGGCLFSGRTAGRALAADLRA; encoded by the coding sequence ATGACCGACACCGACGTCGTCGTCCTGGGAGCGGGCCTTGCCGGGCTCGTCGCGACCGCCGAGCTCACCGCGGCCGGCCATCGGGTCGTCCTGCTCGACGCCGAGCCCCCCGCGAGCCTCGGCGGCCAGGCCTGGTGGTCCTTCGGCGGCCTCTTCCTCGTCGACTCCCCCGAGCAGCGACGACTCGGCATCAAGGACTCGGCCGAGCTCGCCCTGGCGGACTGGCTCGGCTCGGCCGACTTCGGGGCGGGCGAGGTCGACCGCTGGTCGCGCGCCTGGGCCGAGGGGTTCGTTGACTTCGCGGCCGGCGACCTCCGAGGCTGGCTGCACGCGCAGGGGGTGCGCTGGTTCCCGCTCGTGCAGTGGGCCGAGCGGGGCGGGTACCTCGCGGACGGCCACGGCAACTCCGTGCCGCGCTTCCACGTCACGTGGGGAACCGGACCAGGGCTGCTCGAGCCGTTCGTCCGCCCGCTGCTCTCGGCGCACCGCGACGGCCTGGTCGACGTCCGGTTCCGGCACCGTGCGACCGAGCTGGTGCTGACTGACGGTCGAGTCACGGGGGTGCGCGGCGACGTCCTCGCACGCGACGGTGCCCAGCGCGGCGCGCCCTCCTCACGGGCCGTCGTCGGCGCGTTCGAGGTGTCGGCGCACGCCGTCGTCGTCGCGACCGGCGGCATCGGCGCGAACCACGAGCTCGTGCGGTCGTCCTGGCCCGCCGAGGCCGGCACGCTGCCCGGTCGGATGCTCTCGGGCGTCCCGGACCACGTGGACGGCTCCGGGATCGACCTCGCGCGCGTCGCGGGTGGCGCCGTCGTGCACGCGGACCGCATGTGGCACTACCCCGAGGGCATCACGAACCACTCGCCCGTCTGGAACCGGCACGGCATCCGGATCCTGGCCGGCCCCAGCTCGCTGTGGCTCGACGCGGACGGCGAACGCCTCCCGGTGCCGCTGTTCCCCGGCTTCGACGCGCTCGGGGCGCTGCGGCACCTCACCCGACGCGGCGACGACCACTCGTGGTTCGTCCTCGACAAGACGATCCTGGGCGCCGAGCTCGCGCTGTCGGGCTCGGAGCAGAACCCGGACCTCACGGGCAAGGACCTCCGCCTGCTGCTCCAGCGGGCGCTGCCAGGAGCGGTCGGCCCGGTCGAGGCGTTCGCCGCCCAGTCGCCGGAGTTCCTGTGGGCCGACACGCCAGCCGAGCTCGCCGCGCGCATGAACGCGCTGTCCGGCAGCGACCGCATCGACGGCGCTCGGCTCACGCGCACGATCGAGCTGCGCGACGCACAGGTCGCGACCGGCCTGGGCAAGGACCTCCAGGTCGGCGCGACCGCCATGGCGCGCCGCTACGTCGTCGACCGCCTCATCCGCGTCGCCCCTCCCCACGAGCTGCTCGACCCCAAGCACGGACCTCTGCTCGCCATCCGCCTGTCCGTGCTGACCCGCAAGACGCTCGGTGGGCTGTTGACCGACACCCAGGCGCGCGTGCTGCGCCCGGACGGATCGGTGCTGACCGGCCTGTACGCGGTCGGCGAGGCTGCGGGCTTCGGTGGCGGCGGGGTGCACGGCCACCGCGCTCTCGAGGGGACGTTCCTCGGCGGCTGCCTGTTCTCGGGCCGGACCGCAGGGCGTGCGCTCGCCGCGGACCTGCGCGCGTGA
- the glgX gene encoding glycogen debranching protein GlgX — MPDSALRSATLGVVSPRPRTRPTPPLGVHVTAEGVSVAVLASHADAVELCLIDPDPRSATGWSERRIPLDGPRLGVFWAWVDGVRPGQRYGFRAHGAWDPAAGMRYNPAKLLVDPYARGLAGEVTYTPETYGQVVDDDLVGDPYGPADERDSLPFTAHAVVVDPRGGNGEQLRPACNRPHVAWEHTVIYEAHVRGLTQCLDAVPEELRGTYAGLAHPATIDHLSSLGVTTLELLPIHAFASEPHLIAKGLVNYWGYSTLGFFAPHAPYATAQAREAGPAAVLDEIRAAVHALHEAGIEVILDVVYNHTCEGGLPGQHLSLRGLDGSLYYRHDGGYPATLADVTGTGNTLDFRRREVVRLAMDSLRYWADEVGVDGFRFDLAVTLGRAHDGFDPNHAFLTALATDPHLHGLKLVAEPWDVGPGGWQTGQFPPPMAEWNDRFRNAVRSFWLAEPSRAAHGLPGHRVRELATRLAGSVDLFGPSDPQLIRTPSASVNYVTAHDGFTLADLVAFEHKHNAANGEQNRDGADDNRSWNHGIEGPLTVDTPGADIVPLRRRSIRNLFATLVLSAGTPLITAGDEIGRTQRGNNNAYCQDNELSWVRWDLSPWRSDLLETARYLLGLRREHAALRTSEFFTGAAHAPGARPDLAWYGADGVAFDHARWHDPATRTLQMVRSTPTGPGPDDTSTVLLVINGSLDPVDVALGDDRPTRWELAWDSAWEHPDERYTELNGSLPPVTGDRVVVEPLTLRVYVAV; from the coding sequence ATGCCCGATTCGGCGCTCAGGAGCGCCACACTAGGAGTCGTGAGCCCCCGCCCTCGGACCCGCCCGACCCCGCCCCTCGGGGTCCATGTCACCGCCGAGGGCGTCAGCGTCGCGGTGCTCGCCTCGCATGCGGACGCCGTGGAGCTCTGCCTGATCGACCCCGACCCGCGCTCCGCGACCGGGTGGAGCGAGCGCAGGATCCCGCTCGACGGTCCGCGACTGGGCGTCTTCTGGGCGTGGGTCGACGGCGTGCGCCCGGGCCAGCGCTACGGCTTCCGCGCACACGGCGCCTGGGACCCGGCCGCCGGGATGCGCTACAACCCCGCGAAGCTTCTGGTCGACCCGTACGCGCGCGGGCTGGCCGGGGAGGTCACCTACACACCTGAGACGTACGGCCAGGTCGTGGACGACGACCTCGTAGGCGACCCCTACGGGCCGGCCGACGAGCGGGACTCGCTGCCGTTCACGGCGCACGCTGTCGTGGTCGACCCTCGAGGTGGCAACGGCGAGCAGCTGCGTCCCGCGTGCAACCGACCCCACGTCGCGTGGGAGCACACGGTCATCTACGAGGCCCATGTGCGCGGTCTGACACAGTGCCTCGACGCCGTTCCTGAGGAGCTGCGCGGCACCTACGCTGGCCTCGCGCACCCCGCGACGATCGACCACCTGAGCTCGCTCGGCGTGACGACCCTCGAGCTGCTGCCGATCCACGCGTTCGCGTCCGAGCCGCACCTGATCGCCAAGGGACTCGTCAACTACTGGGGCTACAGCACCCTCGGCTTCTTCGCGCCGCACGCGCCGTACGCCACCGCCCAGGCCCGCGAGGCCGGACCCGCCGCGGTCCTCGACGAGATCCGGGCAGCCGTGCACGCGCTGCACGAGGCCGGGATCGAGGTCATCCTCGACGTCGTCTACAACCACACCTGCGAGGGGGGCCTCCCGGGCCAGCACCTCAGCCTGCGCGGGCTCGACGGCTCCCTGTACTACCGGCACGACGGCGGCTACCCGGCGACGCTCGCCGACGTGACAGGGACCGGCAACACCCTCGACTTCCGGCGTCGCGAGGTCGTCCGGCTCGCGATGGACTCGCTGCGCTACTGGGCCGACGAGGTCGGTGTCGACGGTTTCCGGTTCGACCTCGCCGTGACGCTCGGCCGCGCGCACGACGGGTTCGACCCCAACCACGCCTTCCTCACCGCGCTCGCGACCGACCCGCACCTGCACGGCCTCAAGCTCGTCGCCGAGCCGTGGGACGTGGGTCCGGGCGGCTGGCAGACGGGTCAGTTCCCGCCGCCGATGGCCGAGTGGAACGACCGGTTCCGTAACGCGGTGCGCTCGTTCTGGCTCGCGGAGCCGAGCCGTGCGGCGCACGGGCTGCCGGGTCACCGTGTCCGGGAGCTCGCGACGCGGCTCGCGGGCTCTGTCGACCTGTTCGGGCCTAGCGACCCCCAGCTGATCCGGACCCCGTCGGCGTCGGTCAACTACGTGACGGCGCACGACGGGTTCACGCTGGCCGACCTGGTCGCGTTCGAGCACAAGCACAACGCGGCCAACGGCGAGCAGAACCGCGACGGCGCGGACGACAACCGGTCCTGGAACCACGGCATCGAGGGTCCGCTCACGGTCGACACCCCGGGCGCGGACATCGTGCCGCTGCGTCGCCGCTCGATCCGCAACCTCTTCGCCACGCTCGTCCTGTCCGCAGGGACACCCTTGATCACGGCGGGCGACGAGATCGGCCGGACGCAGCGCGGCAACAACAACGCCTACTGCCAGGACAACGAGCTCTCGTGGGTGCGGTGGGATCTGTCGCCGTGGCGCTCCGACCTCCTCGAGACCGCGCGGTACCTGCTGGGCCTGCGTCGCGAGCACGCCGCCCTGCGCACGAGCGAGTTCTTCACCGGCGCGGCCCACGCACCCGGAGCACGGCCCGACCTGGCCTGGTACGGGGCGGACGGCGTCGCGTTCGACCACGCACGCTGGCACGACCCGGCGACCCGGACCTTGCAGATGGTGCGGTCCACGCCGACCGGCCCGGGCCCCGACGACACGTCGACGGTGCTGCTCGTCATCAACGGCTCGCTCGACCCGGTCGACGTGGCGCTGGGCGACGACCGGCCGACCCGGTGGGAGCTGGCGTGGGACTCCGCATGGGAGCACCCCGACGAGCGCTACACGGAGCTCAACGGCTCGCTGCCCCCGGTCACGGGTGACCGGGTCGTCGTCGAGCCGCTCACGCTGCGCGTCTACGTCGCGGTCTGA
- a CDS encoding electron transfer flavoprotein subunit beta/FixA family protein, translated as MRIVVLVKHVPDIQSERALGPDGRVVRDGGDGTINELDENAVEAALLLVEQHGGEVVALTVGPADAVDAVRRALQLGADAGVHVLDDAIAGSDVFGTVAVLAAAVRRLGAETPVDLVVTGMAGLDGLTSLVPAALAAELDLPQLTLASELTVDATESGWTARVRRDLDHATEVLEATLPALVSVTDQANEPRYPNFKGIMAARKKPVEVLALADLGVGATTVGDAGARTEVVDAARRPTRENRILVTDDGDAGLRLAAYLVENKLV; from the coding sequence GTGAGAATCGTCGTGCTGGTCAAGCATGTCCCGGACATCCAGTCGGAGCGCGCGCTCGGTCCCGACGGGCGCGTGGTGCGCGACGGCGGCGACGGCACGATCAACGAGCTCGACGAGAACGCGGTCGAGGCCGCCCTCCTGCTCGTCGAGCAGCACGGTGGCGAGGTCGTCGCGCTGACGGTCGGCCCCGCGGACGCGGTCGACGCGGTCCGCCGCGCCCTGCAGCTCGGAGCGGACGCGGGAGTGCACGTCCTCGACGACGCGATCGCCGGCTCCGACGTCTTCGGCACGGTCGCCGTGCTCGCCGCCGCCGTCCGACGCCTCGGTGCCGAGACGCCCGTCGACCTCGTGGTCACCGGCATGGCGGGGCTCGACGGGCTGACGTCGCTCGTCCCCGCGGCGCTCGCGGCCGAGCTCGACCTGCCGCAGCTCACGCTCGCGAGCGAGCTCACGGTCGACGCCACGGAGTCGGGGTGGACCGCCCGCGTGCGTCGCGACCTGGACCATGCCACCGAGGTGCTCGAGGCCACCCTCCCGGCGCTCGTGTCGGTGACCGACCAGGCCAACGAGCCCCGCTACCCGAACTTCAAGGGCATCATGGCCGCCCGCAAGAAGCCGGTCGAGGTCCTCGCGCTCGCTGACCTCGGCGTGGGTGCGACCACCGTGGGCGACGCCGGTGCGCGCACCGAGGTCGTCGACGCCGCTCGGCGCCCCACGCGCGAGAACCGCATCCTCGTGACCGACGACGGCGACGCCGGGCTCCGGCTCGCTGCGTACCTCGTCGAGAACAAGCTCGTCTGA